In one Gemmatimonadaceae bacterium genomic region, the following are encoded:
- a CDS encoding GtrA family protein, which produces MPVRVRQFLWFAGIGVVGFVVDASIVFALVRGAGVNPYLARVASFCAAVTTTWFLNRTLNFRSARPPLREFAGFLAANSVGAAVNFGAYSLVIARIGTQGLAPVTAVGVGSIAGLGVNFLLSSRLVFSADKNEAHADL; this is translated from the coding sequence ATGCCCGTGCGCGTGCGGCAGTTCCTCTGGTTCGCCGGCATCGGCGTGGTCGGGTTCGTGGTCGATGCCTCGATCGTGTTCGCGCTGGTGCGCGGCGCCGGCGTGAATCCGTACCTGGCGCGGGTGGCGTCGTTCTGCGCTGCGGTCACGACCACCTGGTTCCTCAACCGCACCCTCAACTTCCGCTCTGCCAGGCCGCCGCTGCGCGAGTTCGCGGGGTTCCTGGCGGCGAACAGCGTCGGTGCCGCCGTGAACTTCGGGGCCTACTCGCTGGTCATCGCGCGCATCGGCACGCAGGGGCTCGCGCCGGTGACGGCGGTGGGCGTGGGCTCCATCGCAGGACTGGGCGTCAACTTCCTGCTCTCGAGCCGCCTGGTCTTCTCCGCTGACAAGAACGAGGCCCATGCAGACCTCTAG
- a CDS encoding glycosyltransferase: protein MPDLNPTVAVVIPCHNEEVAIGRTIDAFRAALPAATVFVYDNCSTDGTSRVAREHGAVVRYEPQKGKGNVVRRMFADVEADVYIMVDGDDTYDASAAPALIEVLLSESVDMVSAIRDETGEAAYRRGHRFGNWMLTSLVSYIFGNRSQDMLSGYRVMSRRFVKSFPALSAGFEIETELTVHALQLRCPIAERRTPYNERPPGSVSKLSTYRDGFRILRTIGLLVKDELPMQFFGIVAGVLVALSLVLATPIVLTYLDTHTVPRLPTAVLVVGLTVVAALSLVCGLVLSTVTRARNEMKRLHYLAQSIRITGR, encoded by the coding sequence ATGCCTGACCTGAATCCCACCGTCGCGGTCGTCATTCCCTGCCACAACGAGGAAGTGGCGATCGGGCGCACGATCGATGCGTTCCGTGCCGCGCTGCCGGCCGCCACGGTGTTCGTCTACGACAACTGCTCGACCGACGGCACCTCGCGCGTGGCGCGCGAGCATGGCGCGGTGGTGCGCTACGAGCCGCAGAAGGGGAAGGGGAACGTGGTGCGGCGGATGTTCGCCGATGTCGAGGCCGACGTCTACATCATGGTCGACGGTGACGACACCTATGACGCCTCGGCGGCGCCGGCCCTGATCGAGGTGCTGCTCTCCGAGTCGGTCGACATGGTCAGTGCGATCCGCGACGAGACCGGCGAGGCCGCCTACCGCCGCGGGCACCGCTTCGGCAACTGGATGCTCACCAGCCTGGTGTCCTACATCTTCGGCAACCGGTCGCAGGACATGCTCTCCGGCTACCGCGTGATGTCGCGCCGGTTCGTGAAGAGCTTCCCTGCGCTGTCGGCCGGCTTCGAGATCGAGACGGAGCTCACCGTGCACGCGCTGCAGCTGCGCTGCCCGATCGCGGAGCGGCGCACGCCGTACAACGAGCGGCCGCCCGGGAGCGTGAGCAAGCTCTCGACCTACCGCGACGGGTTCCGCATCCTCCGCACCATCGGCCTGCTGGTGAAGGACGAACTCCCGATGCAGTTCTTCGGCATCGTGGCCGGCGTGCTGGTGGCGCTGTCGCTGGTGCTGGCGACGCCGATCGTGCTCACCTACCTCGACACGCACACCGTGCCGCGCCTGCCGACGGCGGTGCTGGTGGTGGGCCTGACGGTGGTGGCGGCACTGAGCCTCGTGTGCGGCCTCGTGCTGTCGACGGTGACCCGTGCCCGCAATGAGATGAAGCGGCTGCACTACCTCGCGCAGTCGATCCGCATCACCGGGCGATAG
- a CDS encoding glycosyltransferase: MNVLYLSPRQCWPTQSGAKLRDYHLAKALGAGSALTYLYFAAPDGPAQTAADLPFCAALEGIPKPPTYSPVRLLRGAVGRTAFPLLNYASAAMDDAVRRVAAQVRFDVIHADSIHMLHFAQLAQRIGGGRVIFNWHNIESEAMARFAETTPSAGRRWYARMTARKLARTEREILHSGFGHVVCSRREQEQLAALAPRARIAVAENGVDCAAFTPRGAHVPGDVHLVFVGSMDYFPNVDAAQHFVTTTWPAMRARFPAARLSIVGANPTEAVRALASVPGVTVTGTVPDVRPYYDGALASIVPLRTGGGTRLKILESMAIGTPVISTVIGAEGIDVTDGETVLLADAATPAEWVAQVERLASDPAARRRMSAAVRTLASERYDWVQIGREMVRTYADWLGAAR; this comes from the coding sequence ATGAACGTCCTGTACCTCTCGCCGCGCCAGTGCTGGCCCACGCAGAGCGGCGCCAAGCTGCGCGACTACCACCTGGCGAAGGCGCTCGGCGCGGGCAGCGCGCTGACGTACCTGTACTTCGCCGCGCCGGACGGCCCCGCGCAGACGGCGGCGGACCTGCCGTTCTGTGCGGCGCTCGAGGGGATCCCCAAGCCGCCGACGTACAGCCCGGTGCGGCTGCTGCGCGGTGCCGTCGGCCGGACGGCCTTCCCGCTGCTGAACTATGCGAGCGCCGCGATGGACGATGCGGTGCGCCGCGTCGCCGCGCAGGTGCGGTTCGACGTGATCCATGCCGACAGCATCCACATGCTGCACTTCGCGCAGCTGGCGCAGCGCATCGGCGGTGGCCGGGTGATCTTCAACTGGCACAACATCGAGTCCGAGGCGATGGCGCGCTTCGCGGAGACGACGCCGTCGGCCGGTCGCCGCTGGTACGCGCGGATGACCGCGCGCAAGCTGGCGCGGACCGAGCGCGAGATCCTGCACTCCGGCTTCGGGCACGTGGTGTGCAGCCGCCGCGAGCAGGAGCAGCTGGCGGCGCTGGCGCCGCGCGCGCGCATCGCGGTGGCGGAGAACGGCGTGGACTGCGCGGCGTTCACGCCGCGTGGTGCGCACGTGCCGGGTGACGTGCATCTCGTCTTCGTCGGCTCCATGGACTACTTCCCGAACGTCGATGCGGCGCAGCATTTCGTGACCACGACCTGGCCGGCGATGCGGGCGCGGTTCCCGGCGGCGCGCCTCTCGATCGTCGGGGCCAACCCGACCGAGGCGGTGCGCGCGCTGGCGTCGGTGCCCGGCGTGACGGTCACCGGGACGGTGCCGGATGTGCGCCCGTACTACGACGGCGCGCTGGCCTCGATCGTGCCGCTGCGGACCGGTGGCGGCACGCGCCTCAAGATCCTCGAGTCGATGGCGATCGGCACACCGGTGATCTCCACGGTGATCGGCGCCGAAGGCATCGACGTCACCGACGGCGAGACGGTGCTCCTGGCCGACGCGGCGACGCCGGCCGAGTGGGTGGCGCAGGTCGAGCGGCTCGCCTCGGACCCGGCGGCCCGCCGCCGCATGTCGGCGGCGGTCCGGACGCTGGCGTCCGAGCGGTACGACTGGGTGCAGATCGGGCGCGAGATGGTGCGCACGTATGCCGACTGGCTCGGTGCGGCGCGATGA